The following proteins come from a genomic window of Sphaerisporangium rubeum:
- the pstB gene encoding phosphate ABC transporter ATP-binding protein PstB produces MASQIEVSDLDAYYGSFKAIEGITMTIEPRSVTAFIGPSGCGKSTFLRTLNRMHEVIPGARVDGKILLENQDLYGTDVDPVSVRRNIGMVFQRPNPFPTMSIYENVAAGLKLNGRVSKSETDGIVESSLKGANLWNEVKDRLNRPGAGLSGGQQQRLCIARAIAVSPAVLLMDEPCSALDPISTLAIEDLIAKLKNDYTIVIVTHNMQQAARVSDRTAFFNLAAQGQPGKLIEMDDTSKIFTNPTEKATEDYITGRFG; encoded by the coding sequence ATGGCCAGTCAGATCGAGGTCTCCGACCTCGACGCGTACTACGGTTCGTTCAAGGCGATCGAGGGCATCACGATGACGATCGAGCCCCGCTCGGTCACCGCGTTCATCGGCCCCTCCGGCTGCGGCAAGTCGACGTTCCTGCGCACGCTCAACCGCATGCACGAGGTCATCCCCGGCGCTCGCGTCGACGGGAAGATCCTCCTGGAGAACCAGGACCTCTACGGCACCGACGTGGACCCGGTGTCGGTGCGCCGCAACATCGGCATGGTGTTCCAGCGGCCGAACCCGTTCCCCACGATGTCCATCTACGAGAACGTCGCCGCCGGCCTCAAGCTCAACGGCCGCGTGTCGAAGTCCGAGACCGACGGCATCGTGGAGAGCTCGCTCAAGGGGGCCAACCTCTGGAACGAGGTCAAGGACCGGCTGAACCGTCCCGGCGCGGGGCTGTCCGGCGGTCAGCAGCAGCGGCTGTGCATCGCGCGGGCCATCGCCGTCAGCCCGGCCGTACTGCTGATGGACGAGCCGTGCTCGGCGCTCGACCCGATCTCCACGCTGGCCATCGAGGACCTGATCGCCAAGCTGAAGAACGACTACACGATCGTCATCGTGACGCACAACATGCAGCAGGCCGCGCGGGTCAGCGACAGGACCGCGTTCTTCAACCTGGCCGCGCAGGGCCAGCCCGGCAAGCTGATCGAGATGGACGACACGTCGAAGATCTTCACCAACCCCACCGAGAAGGCGACCGAGGACTACATCACCGGACGCTTCGGATGA
- a CDS encoding winged helix-turn-helix domain-containing protein, with protein MSQPQAAPEVDGDTRSAPMLLVADPDAGMVGELAATLEREGVLVTGALDGAQALLQAGALRPDVVLVSATLTVIGPVDFIRALRLTRPVPVLLGVGDGHAEQAVQALAVGATACVARPYRVPELMPLVQAAFPGEARARPVLAVGGVELDASAYQVRVGGMPVHLPLREFELLHYLMRNADRTVTREQIMRNVWHAGDGMSTNTIAVHVKRLRARLGDDDDQLIQTVRGVGYRMVTPA; from the coding sequence GTGAGCCAGCCGCAGGCGGCACCTGAAGTGGACGGGGACACCAGGTCGGCGCCCATGCTGCTGGTCGCTGATCCCGATGCGGGAATGGTCGGCGAACTGGCCGCCACGCTCGAACGCGAAGGCGTCCTCGTCACCGGGGCACTCGACGGGGCCCAGGCCCTGCTCCAGGCAGGAGCGCTGCGTCCCGACGTGGTGCTGGTCAGCGCCACACTCACGGTGATCGGGCCGGTCGACTTCATCCGCGCGTTGCGGTTGACCCGGCCCGTCCCCGTGCTGCTCGGCGTCGGGGACGGCCACGCCGAACAGGCCGTCCAGGCGCTGGCCGTCGGCGCCACCGCGTGCGTCGCGCGGCCGTACCGCGTCCCCGAGCTGATGCCGCTGGTGCAGGCGGCGTTCCCCGGCGAGGCGCGGGCTCGGCCGGTGCTGGCGGTCGGGGGTGTCGAGCTGGACGCGAGCGCCTACCAGGTGCGGGTCGGCGGCATGCCGGTCCACCTGCCGCTTCGCGAGTTCGAGCTGCTGCACTACCTGATGCGCAACGCCGACCGCACGGTGACCCGCGAACAGATCATGCGGAACGTGTGGCACGCCGGCGACGGCATGTCGACCAACACCATCGCGGTCCACGTGAAACGTCTGCGCGCACGCCTGGGGGACGACGACGACCAGTTGATCCAGACGGTACGCGGCGTCGGTTACCGGATGGTCACCCCCGCCTGA
- a CDS encoding phenylalanine 4-monooxygenase — translation MFEEAQYFAPVATGEDGSVVVQLATSHPGFADSAYRERRNAIAALALNHVPGEPIPAVEYTAEEHQVWVLVARELAIKHRTYAATEYLRGCERLGLPKDRIPQLQEVGDLLAPLTGFRYLPAAGLVPLREFYGVLADGLFHSTQYIRHHSVPFYTPEPDVVHEVIGHANALASDRFARLYRLAGNAARRVETTEALEFVSKVFWFTLEFGVLAEDGVDKAYGAGILSSYGEIEEFRGMDILPLDLTVMGTTTYDITKYQDVLFRAESLDHLEDVVGAFWDTCDDDTIARMVAEGAGARSSV, via the coding sequence ATGTTCGAAGAAGCCCAGTATTTCGCTCCTGTGGCCACCGGGGAGGACGGCTCCGTCGTCGTCCAGCTCGCCACGAGTCACCCGGGGTTCGCGGACAGCGCGTATCGGGAGCGGCGTAACGCCATCGCCGCTCTGGCGTTGAATCACGTGCCGGGAGAGCCGATCCCCGCGGTCGAGTACACCGCCGAGGAGCACCAGGTGTGGGTGCTCGTCGCCAGGGAACTGGCGATCAAGCACCGGACGTACGCGGCGACGGAGTACCTGCGCGGCTGCGAGCGGCTCGGGTTGCCGAAGGACCGCATCCCGCAACTCCAGGAGGTCGGGGACCTGCTGGCCCCGCTGACCGGGTTCAGGTACCTGCCGGCCGCGGGGCTCGTGCCGCTGCGCGAGTTCTACGGCGTGCTGGCGGACGGGCTGTTCCACTCGACCCAGTACATCCGTCATCACTCGGTGCCGTTCTACACACCGGAGCCCGACGTCGTGCACGAGGTGATCGGTCACGCCAACGCGCTGGCCTCCGACCGGTTCGCGCGCCTGTACCGGCTGGCGGGGAACGCCGCGCGGCGGGTGGAGACCACCGAGGCGCTGGAGTTCGTGTCCAAGGTCTTCTGGTTCACGCTGGAGTTCGGGGTGCTCGCCGAGGACGGCGTGGACAAGGCGTACGGCGCGGGGATCCTGTCGTCGTACGGCGAGATCGAGGAGTTCCGCGGCATGGACATCTTGCCGCTGGACCTGACGGTGATGGGCACCACGACCTACGACATCACGAAATATCAGGACGTGCTGTTCCGGGCCGAGTCGCTCGACCACCTGGAGGACGTCGTCGGCGCCTTCTGGGACACCTGTGACGACGACACCATCGCCCGCATGGTCGCCGAAGGCGCAGGCGCCAGAAGCTCGGTGTAG
- a CDS encoding Lrp/AsnC family transcriptional regulator yields MANGPIDALDVRLLTTMRANPRVGLTELARLLGVARGTVQARVDKLVSRGVIGDFGPTVVPAEVGYPILAFVSLQISQGRLAEAVKALDLVPEILEVHGTSGQADLLCRVVARSTEHLQEIIAQVLASPAVQRTDTTIALSTQIPYRIGPLLHTAPDGS; encoded by the coding sequence ATGGCCAATGGTCCCATCGACGCCTTGGACGTCCGCCTCCTCACCACCATGCGCGCCAACCCCCGCGTCGGCCTCACCGAGCTGGCCCGGCTGCTCGGCGTCGCGCGCGGCACCGTGCAGGCCCGCGTGGACAAGCTCGTCTCGCGCGGCGTCATCGGCGACTTCGGCCCCACCGTCGTCCCCGCCGAAGTCGGCTACCCCATCCTCGCCTTCGTCTCCCTGCAGATCTCGCAAGGCAGGCTCGCCGAAGCGGTGAAGGCGCTCGACCTGGTCCCCGAGATCCTCGAGGTCCACGGCACCAGCGGCCAGGCCGACCTGCTGTGCCGGGTCGTGGCCCGCAGCACCGAGCACCTCCAGGAGATCATCGCGCAGGTCCTCGCGTCCCCCGCCGTCCAGCGCACCGACACCACCATCGCCTTGTCCACGCAGATCCCGTACCGGATCGGCCCTCTGCTCCACACGGCCCCGGACGGCTCATGA
- a CDS encoding substrate-binding domain-containing protein has protein sequence MAGRHRNPVPPDYDAFTPGAPPPPSRTAVVTAAARRKLIAALAVGAALVLVLAGGAYIVISQTLCTERPRLRVMASPDIGPALERIARHHAAEAACADISVRTRQAAEVADELGVRTNMADVWIPDASVWISLARVQGAGKILPRRSVSIARTPVILAVPKETAGRIGDDPSWTLLLPTARNKKKLPKASVTLLAPNRFSSGLAAVSSLDTVVATRRELAPIVRGITMNLKRSITTSDDALFGLLDHSPASGDPVIVATEQAIWSYNTLRSDRPAIGLYPGEGAISLDYPYVPLTADPATLEAAAAFQETILSPAGRSLLQSAGFRTPDAKAGPAMDTRHGVRFAPPADIPSPDPRTQLRSLLTMRLLLADTRTLLLLDVGTSMDKPVPGLGKSRMEATADLVGQGLRSLPEGSDVGLWIFSTGLDGDKDHQELVPLGPLRQSTPDILREVRLLPSHTKGRSGLYDSVLAAFRAASRQQIDGMLTSVVVLTDGKNDDKSGITHKDLTATLQREFDPLHPVPITLIAWGESTDRAALRAIAEVTNGAAFTATTFPQAAQIFLQSLTTKFCIDQDRCPTQNG, from the coding sequence GTGGCAGGCAGGCACCGCAATCCCGTTCCACCCGATTACGATGCGTTCACACCCGGCGCACCGCCGCCACCGTCACGTACGGCCGTCGTCACCGCGGCGGCCCGCCGAAAGCTGATCGCCGCGCTCGCCGTCGGCGCGGCCCTCGTGCTGGTGCTGGCCGGCGGCGCCTACATCGTGATCAGCCAGACCCTCTGCACCGAACGGCCACGGCTGCGCGTCATGGCGTCCCCCGACATCGGCCCCGCACTGGAACGCATCGCGCGCCACCACGCCGCCGAAGCCGCCTGCGCCGACATCTCCGTCCGCACCCGCCAGGCCGCCGAGGTCGCCGACGAACTCGGCGTCCGCACGAACATGGCCGACGTCTGGATCCCCGACGCGTCGGTCTGGATCTCCCTGGCCCGCGTCCAAGGCGCCGGCAAGATCCTTCCCCGCCGGAGCGTCTCGATCGCGCGTACCCCGGTCATCCTCGCCGTCCCCAAGGAGACCGCGGGACGGATCGGCGACGACCCGAGCTGGACCCTGCTCCTCCCCACGGCACGCAACAAGAAGAAGCTTCCCAAAGCCTCCGTGACGCTTCTCGCACCGAACCGCTTCTCCTCCGGCCTCGCCGCCGTCAGCTCACTCGACACCGTCGTCGCGACCCGGCGCGAGCTGGCCCCGATCGTCCGCGGCATCACGATGAACCTCAAACGCTCCATCACGACCTCCGACGACGCGCTGTTCGGCCTCCTCGACCACTCCCCGGCGTCCGGCGACCCGGTGATCGTCGCGACCGAGCAGGCCATCTGGAGCTACAACACCCTGCGCTCCGACCGTCCCGCCATCGGCCTCTACCCCGGCGAAGGCGCCATCTCCCTGGACTACCCCTACGTCCCCCTCACCGCCGACCCCGCCACGCTGGAAGCCGCGGCCGCCTTCCAGGAGACCATCCTGTCCCCGGCCGGCCGTAGCCTCCTCCAGAGCGCCGGGTTCCGCACCCCCGACGCCAAGGCCGGCCCCGCCATGGACACACGCCACGGCGTCCGCTTCGCGCCACCCGCCGACATCCCGAGCCCCGACCCCCGCACCCAGCTCCGTTCCCTCCTCACCATGCGCCTGCTCCTCGCCGACACCCGCACACTTCTGCTGCTGGACGTCGGCACGTCCATGGACAAACCCGTCCCCGGCCTCGGCAAGAGCCGCATGGAAGCCACCGCCGACCTCGTCGGCCAAGGCCTGCGCAGCCTGCCGGAAGGCAGCGACGTCGGCCTGTGGATCTTCTCCACGGGCCTCGACGGCGACAAGGACCACCAGGAACTCGTCCCCCTCGGCCCCCTCCGGCAGAGCACCCCCGACATCCTGCGCGAAGTGCGCCTGCTGCCGTCACACACCAAAGGCAGAAGCGGCCTGTACGACTCCGTACTCGCCGCCTTCCGCGCCGCGTCCAGACAACAGATCGACGGCATGCTCACCTCCGTCGTCGTCCTCACCGACGGCAAGAACGACGACAAATCAGGCATCACCCACAAAGACCTGACCGCCACCCTCCAACGCGAGTTCGACCCCCTCCACCCCGTCCCCATCACCCTGATCGCCTGGGGAGAATCCACCGACCGCGCCGCACTACGCGCGATCGCCGAAGTGACCAACGGCGCCGCCTTCACCGCCACAACCTTCCCCCAGGCCGCACAGATCTTCCTACAGTCCCTGACCACCAAGTTCTGCATCGACCAGGACCGCTGCCCGACACAGAACGGCTGA
- a CDS encoding tetratricopeptide repeat protein: protein MTAVPPGPVPHVHATRDAYVAQSQYFGTSEYTIGRFEVPPRRAPEEWRDVAPSELLATRNAVVPFTGRGAELDELAVWRDNAEHRAARLMYATGGQGKTRLAARFAELSAHQGWAVLIARHREGTWQAAHAGPDGRGRLLVVDYAERWPVTVLDRLLRAEPLLAGDGPVRVLLLARTDGGWWDVLRHPLRESGYALSQHKLTSLADHVSQREAVFAQAAGVFSAIYGTPGVPLEPAGSLAAPDYGVVLTVHMAALATVHADAHKHRPPADPGELSQYLLDREYAHWGRMREAGKITTDPDTMARLATTATLAGPLPHATATALLTTLGLADSPATALTLLDDHARCYPRSTPATALEPLYPDRLGEDLVADRLPGAATDDRGREGDGWCADLPERLLAHAVPAHRRRTWTVLVETGRRWPHVREKHLYRLLRGHPGFTHEAGSASVSALVGYAPVDVLEGLEAGFPTDRHAGLDLPIALITQRLTEHRLATTSDPGRRAGLFSVLGERLARAGLVGPALDNSRRALAESRLLFERDPGHAPALGSVLINHGTHLTRNGLAAEALAATQEAVGIYRILARASPAAYERGLALATNNLSVDLGHAGRFTEALAAAEQAVDIYRRLTKDTSRTHEPNLALALFNVGTHLSSLGRLEEALPILDQVAGIHRALVDGGTSGFEPELARSLDTLIVVQRGLGLIDEALTTSEHAVAIRQRLAELNPIAHERGLTRLLEFVGVTLAEQGRHTEAVTLLHQAMRTAQPPEPKHLGHVGRSLVTASRSLTELGRDADALAASEQAVEILRHQEEQSPGSCRYELGVALGNLAYDLSAAGRPEAAARALNESLAIIERLASEYPGTYDADLGRLLHSRAMHLVREGNPEGALLSARRAIELLETHSADDPAHYQEPLGMALNGLGVILGMLGRREEALAASRRGIATYRAAAGGNLAAHSLRFAGVLREHAEGLAPSEGDLEEKRLAQTEAIEIYRKLIELSSPAAEELISLAYLELAATLDAMGRETEATEADRQAISTASKGPTTSDGSAASPLTQERRKGERYCDRGYRVASVGRTDDAIELLRLSVFHFRRAGDIGGEVIALENIYLALRDAQRYDEALHVLMELTDPVARTGVTDKITGYLTEVVQACECLEQFTDPPITIREAVQQADIERVAATYEAETIERRGFLIVTDRQDVLEVLANMPHEKRIRFATEFCSRLAPMVEKQPDG from the coding sequence ATGACCGCCGTGCCGCCCGGCCCGGTGCCGCATGTCCACGCCACCCGCGACGCCTACGTCGCGCAGAGCCAGTATTTCGGCACGTCCGAGTACACCATCGGCCGGTTCGAGGTCCCTCCGCGGCGCGCCCCCGAAGAGTGGCGGGACGTGGCCCCCAGCGAGTTACTGGCGACGCGCAACGCGGTGGTGCCGTTCACCGGCCGCGGCGCGGAGCTGGACGAACTGGCCGTCTGGCGGGACAACGCCGAGCACCGGGCGGCGCGGCTGATGTACGCGACCGGCGGCCAGGGCAAGACGCGCCTGGCGGCGCGGTTCGCCGAGTTGTCGGCGCACCAGGGATGGGCCGTCCTCATCGCTCGCCACAGAGAGGGCACGTGGCAAGCAGCACACGCCGGGCCGGACGGACGTGGACGCTTGCTCGTGGTGGACTACGCCGAACGCTGGCCCGTGACCGTCCTCGACCGGCTGCTGCGCGCCGAGCCGCTCCTCGCGGGCGACGGGCCGGTACGCGTCCTGCTGCTCGCACGCACAGACGGTGGGTGGTGGGATGTGCTGCGTCATCCCCTGCGTGAATCCGGTTACGCTCTCTCGCAGCACAAGCTCACGTCCCTGGCGGACCACGTCTCCCAGCGCGAAGCCGTCTTCGCACAGGCGGCCGGAGTGTTCTCAGCCATCTACGGCACGCCGGGTGTCCCGCTCGAACCGGCAGGCTCCCTGGCCGCTCCCGACTACGGTGTGGTGCTGACGGTGCACATGGCCGCGCTGGCGACCGTCCACGCCGACGCGCACAAGCATCGGCCGCCGGCGGACCCGGGCGAGCTGTCGCAGTACCTGCTCGATCGGGAGTACGCCCACTGGGGGCGGATGCGCGAAGCAGGAAAGATCACGACCGATCCAGATACGATGGCACGCCTCGCGACCACCGCCACCCTGGCCGGCCCACTGCCCCACGCCACCGCCACGGCACTGCTGACCACCCTCGGCCTCGCCGACTCCCCCGCGACCGCGCTCACCCTCCTGGACGACCACGCGCGCTGCTATCCCCGGAGCACGCCCGCTACGGCGCTCGAACCGCTGTACCCCGATCGGCTGGGTGAGGACCTCGTGGCCGACCGGCTCCCCGGCGCCGCGACGGACGACCGCGGCAGGGAAGGCGACGGCTGGTGCGCCGATCTGCCGGAACGGCTCCTCGCTCACGCCGTCCCCGCACACCGGAGGCGCACCTGGACGGTTCTGGTCGAGACCGGCCGGCGGTGGCCGCATGTCCGCGAGAAACACTTGTACCGCCTGTTACGCGGTCATCCGGGCTTCACGCACGAGGCAGGCAGCGCGTCCGTGTCCGCTCTCGTCGGCTACGCGCCGGTCGACGTCCTGGAGGGCCTTGAGGCCGGCTTCCCCACCGACCGTCACGCCGGGCTCGACCTGCCCATCGCTCTGATCACTCAGCGGCTCACCGAGCACCGCCTCGCCACGACGTCCGACCCCGGCCGGAGGGCCGGGCTCTTCTCCGTGCTCGGCGAGCGGCTCGCCCGCGCCGGCCTCGTCGGGCCGGCGCTGGACAACTCACGGCGGGCGCTGGCCGAGAGCCGGCTCCTGTTCGAACGCGACCCGGGTCACGCCCCCGCACTCGGCTCCGTCCTGATCAACCACGGCACCCACCTCACCCGCAACGGTCTCGCGGCCGAGGCACTCGCGGCGACCCAGGAGGCCGTCGGCATCTACCGGATACTCGCGCGTGCGTCACCCGCTGCATACGAACGTGGACTCGCGCTCGCGACCAACAACCTGTCCGTCGACCTCGGGCACGCGGGCCGCTTCACGGAGGCACTGGCCGCGGCGGAGCAGGCGGTGGACATCTACCGGCGACTGACCAAGGACACCTCCCGCACACACGAGCCGAACCTGGCGCTGGCCCTCTTCAACGTCGGTACCCACCTGTCGTCGCTCGGGCGGCTGGAGGAGGCACTGCCGATCCTGGACCAGGTCGCAGGGATTCACCGTGCACTGGTGGACGGAGGCACCTCCGGTTTCGAGCCCGAACTGGCACGTTCCCTTGACACGCTCATCGTGGTCCAGCGAGGTCTCGGCCTCATCGACGAGGCCCTGACGACCAGCGAACATGCCGTCGCGATACGACAGCGCCTGGCCGAGCTCAACCCGATCGCCCACGAACGCGGCCTCACCCGCCTGCTGGAGTTCGTGGGCGTCACACTGGCGGAACAGGGACGGCACACCGAAGCCGTGACGTTGCTGCACCAGGCCATGCGGACAGCACAGCCACCGGAGCCCAAGCACCTGGGTCACGTCGGCCGGTCGCTCGTCACCGCGAGCAGATCCCTCACCGAGCTGGGCCGGGACGCCGACGCGCTCGCCGCGTCGGAACAGGCGGTCGAGATCCTCAGGCACCAGGAGGAACAGAGCCCCGGATCCTGCCGGTACGAGCTCGGCGTCGCGCTCGGAAATCTCGCGTACGACCTCTCCGCCGCCGGACGCCCCGAAGCGGCCGCGCGTGCGCTCAACGAATCGCTCGCCATCATCGAGCGGCTGGCATCGGAGTACCCCGGCACCTACGACGCGGATCTCGGCAGGCTGCTCCACAGTCGTGCCATGCATCTCGTGCGGGAAGGAAACCCCGAAGGAGCCCTACTGTCGGCGCGGCGGGCCATCGAGCTTCTTGAGACCCACTCGGCCGACGATCCTGCGCACTACCAGGAGCCACTCGGCATGGCACTCAACGGGCTCGGTGTGATACTCGGCATGCTCGGACGCCGCGAGGAGGCGCTGGCCGCGTCACGCCGGGGAATCGCGACCTACCGGGCGGCAGCCGGCGGAAACCTCGCCGCACACAGCCTGAGGTTCGCCGGGGTGCTGAGGGAGCACGCGGAAGGGCTGGCACCGAGCGAAGGCGACCTGGAGGAAAAGCGGCTCGCCCAGACGGAAGCGATCGAGATCTACCGCAAGCTCATCGAGCTCTCGTCGCCTGCGGCCGAGGAACTGATTTCTCTCGCGTACCTGGAACTGGCCGCGACCCTCGACGCGATGGGGCGCGAGACGGAGGCCACGGAGGCCGACCGACAGGCGATCTCGACAGCGAGCAAGGGACCCACGACCTCCGACGGCTCCGCCGCGTCCCCTCTCACGCAGGAACGGCGCAAAGGGGAACGGTACTGCGACCGGGGTTACCGGGTAGCAAGCGTGGGCCGGACGGACGACGCGATCGAGTTACTACGGTTGAGCGTGTTCCACTTCCGGCGAGCCGGCGACATCGGGGGCGAGGTCATCGCACTGGAGAACATCTACCTCGCCCTCCGCGACGCTCAGCGGTACGACGAGGCCCTCCACGTCCTCATGGAGCTCACCGATCCCGTGGCGCGAACCGGTGTCACGGACAAAATCACCGGCTACCTGACCGAGGTCGTACAGGCGTGTGAGTGCCTGGAACAGTTCACGGATCCCCCCATCACGATCCGCGAAGCCGTCCAGCAGGCCGATATCGAACGGGTGGCCGCCACGTACGAGGCGGAGACGATCGAACGAAGAGGATTCCTCATCGTCACCGACCGGCAGGACGTGCTTGAAGTGCTCGCGAACATGCCCCATGAGAAACGTATCCGGTTCGCGACGGAGTTCTGCTCCCGTCTCGCACCCATGGTCGAGAAGCAGCCCGACGGCTGA
- a CDS encoding bifunctional 3'-5' exonuclease/DNA polymerase, protein MLIAVTPDGGGATLRPLDGGEGAVTHVDDLAQAMRDLDRAERPRWVWADTRAVYPPLLARGVRPGRCHDLTLTEGLLLGHEGRYGEPRSAGAAYARLRGLPVPADEPGHLARQATLFEPEPLPVDVAAVHADQLRRIERTADPARFRLLVAAESAGALIAAEMGHDGMPWREDVHDALLTELLGPRPVHGMRPAKLQALADQIGAAFGSAVNPDSPQQIVRAFKAAGITVASTRSHVLKEVDHPAVAPLLAYKELARLHSFHGWAWADQWVRGHRFRPEYVAAGVVSGRWATNGGGALQIAKVMRRVVVADEGWRLVVADGAQLEPRVLAAMAGDGGLARAAGETDLYAALAQSFGGSRQSAKIAMLSAMYGGTSGDASKLLAVMRQRFPQAYAFVEEAAKAGEEGRLVRSWLGRTCPPPSEHWTRLVAGPEGARAVRDRGRFTRNFVVQATAAEWSLTQMALLRGLLPEPARLVFFQHDEVMVHCPEELVAEVSEAVRRAATEATRLLFGETPVRIPMEGVAVTCYADAKPVSEPEPGPAATATA, encoded by the coding sequence GTGCTCATCGCGGTGACGCCTGACGGAGGCGGTGCCACCCTGCGGCCCCTCGACGGAGGCGAAGGGGCCGTGACGCACGTCGACGACCTGGCGCAGGCGATGCGCGACCTCGACCGCGCCGAGCGTCCCCGCTGGGTCTGGGCCGACACCCGTGCCGTCTACCCGCCGCTGCTGGCCCGCGGCGTGCGTCCGGGCCGCTGTCACGACCTCACGCTCACCGAGGGCCTGCTGCTCGGCCACGAAGGCAGGTACGGCGAGCCGCGGTCGGCCGGCGCCGCGTACGCCAGGCTGCGCGGCCTGCCGGTCCCCGCCGACGAGCCGGGTCACCTCGCACGGCAGGCCACCCTGTTCGAGCCGGAGCCGCTGCCGGTCGACGTCGCCGCCGTGCACGCCGACCAGCTCCGGCGCATCGAGCGCACCGCCGACCCCGCGCGGTTCCGCCTGCTGGTCGCCGCCGAGTCCGCGGGTGCGCTCATCGCCGCCGAGATGGGCCACGACGGCATGCCGTGGCGCGAGGACGTCCACGACGCGCTGCTCACCGAGCTGCTCGGGCCACGGCCCGTGCACGGCATGCGTCCCGCCAAGCTCCAGGCCCTCGCCGACCAGATCGGCGCGGCGTTCGGCTCCGCCGTCAACCCCGACTCGCCGCAGCAGATCGTGCGCGCCTTCAAAGCGGCCGGCATCACCGTCGCGTCCACCCGGTCCCACGTGCTCAAGGAAGTCGACCATCCCGCCGTCGCGCCGCTGCTGGCCTACAAGGAGCTGGCACGGCTGCACAGCTTCCACGGCTGGGCCTGGGCCGACCAGTGGGTGCGCGGTCACCGTTTCCGTCCCGAGTACGTCGCGGCGGGGGTCGTGTCGGGCCGCTGGGCCACCAACGGCGGCGGCGCCTTGCAGATCGCCAAGGTCATGCGGCGCGTCGTGGTCGCCGACGAGGGGTGGCGCCTGGTCGTCGCGGACGGTGCTCAGCTGGAGCCGCGGGTGCTCGCGGCCATGGCGGGGGACGGCGGGCTGGCCAGAGCCGCCGGCGAGACCGACCTGTACGCCGCGCTGGCCCAGTCGTTCGGCGGGTCACGCCAGAGCGCCAAGATCGCCATGCTGTCCGCGATGTACGGCGGCACGAGCGGCGACGCGTCCAAGCTGCTCGCCGTGATGCGGCAGCGCTTCCCCCAGGCGTACGCGTTCGTCGAGGAAGCGGCCAAGGCCGGTGAGGAAGGACGGCTGGTGCGCTCCTGGCTGGGCCGCACCTGCCCGCCGCCGTCGGAGCACTGGACCCGCCTCGTCGCCGGCCCCGAGGGGGCTCGCGCGGTCCGCGACCGTGGCAGGTTCACCCGCAACTTCGTCGTGCAGGCCACGGCCGCCGAGTGGTCGCTCACCCAGATGGCACTGCTGCGCGGCCTGCTGCCGGAACCGGCCCGGCTGGTGTTCTTCCAGCACGACGAGGTGATGGTGCACTGCCCCGAGGAGCTCGTGGCCGAGGTGTCGGAGGCGGTACGCCGGGCGGCCACCGAAGCCACCCGGCTCCTGTTCGGGGAGACACCCGTGCGCATCCCCATGGAAGGGGTCGCGGTGACGTGCTACGCCGACGCCAAACCGGTCAGCGAGCCCGAGCCGGGACCAGCAGCGACAGCGACCGCCTGA
- a CDS encoding UbiA family prenyltransferase has product MLTVLRASHPGPTAVVTVAGCALAAAAGRGPGGTALVGAAVLAGQLSIGWSNDWLDRRRDRVVGRADKPLAEETVTPHAIAVAAGTALALCVPLSLASGVVAGVVHLVAVACGWLYNLWLKAGPLSPLPFAVAFGLLPAFVTLGLPGAPWPQWWAPVAGALLGVGAHFANVVPDIPGDLALGVRGLPQRLGPSGARAGAGVSLVAASLVIALAPGGSAVLAVAGLGAVGLALVAGAVMARWSLRRAAFAVTVAVAGVDLVIFVAQGGRLV; this is encoded by the coding sequence ATGCTGACCGTGCTGCGCGCTTCCCACCCCGGCCCGACCGCCGTCGTCACCGTCGCGGGGTGCGCGCTGGCGGCGGCGGCCGGTCGAGGGCCCGGCGGTACGGCGCTGGTGGGGGCCGCGGTGCTGGCGGGGCAGTTGTCGATCGGCTGGAGCAACGACTGGCTGGACCGCAGGCGCGACCGTGTCGTGGGACGGGCCGACAAGCCGCTCGCCGAGGAGACGGTCACGCCACACGCGATCGCGGTGGCCGCGGGGACGGCGCTCGCGCTGTGCGTGCCGTTGTCGCTGGCCAGCGGGGTGGTGGCGGGGGTCGTGCATCTGGTGGCGGTGGCGTGCGGGTGGCTGTACAACCTGTGGCTCAAGGCGGGGCCGTTGTCGCCGCTGCCGTTCGCGGTGGCGTTCGGGCTGCTGCCGGCGTTCGTGACGCTGGGACTGCCTGGTGCGCCGTGGCCGCAGTGGTGGGCCCCGGTGGCCGGCGCGCTGCTCGGCGTGGGTGCGCACTTCGCCAATGTCGTGCCGGACATCCCCGGTGATCTGGCGCTCGGCGTGCGGGGGTTGCCGCAGCGGCTCGGCCCGTCCGGCGCGCGGGCCGGCGCGGGGGTGTCGCTGGTCGCCGCGTCTCTGGTGATCGCGCTGGCGCCGGGGGGTTCCGCGGTGCTCGCGGTGGCGGGGCTCGGCGCGGTGGGGCTGGCGCTGGTGGCCGGCGCGGTGATGGCACGGTGGTCGCTGCGGCGCGCGGCGTTCGCGGTGACGGTGGCCGTGGCCGGCGTCGACCTGGTGATCTTCGTGGCGCAGGGGGGACGGCTGGTCTGA